In Phycisphaerae bacterium, the following proteins share a genomic window:
- a CDS encoding NADH-quinone oxidoreductase subunit M — translation MLNWIIFTPLIGAVLVLLAPGKQARSIALLTTFVVMVLSCMTFGPFLTGEYGSGGYGQMQFESKMPWIQVGGFNIFWHVGMDGLSFPLVILTTLITFLSAWASWNFEHWNVNKGPKGFFSLFLILETGVLGTFCALDFFLFYIFWEVMLLPMYFLIGVWGGPRKEYAAIKFFIYTLAGSVLMLIALLAMYYMSADLLGGIGTFNLIEYANNEAIKQVFNSPATTFLGWNFGICMFVMLFIGFMIKVPLFPFHTWLPDAHVEAPTPISMILAGILLKLGSYGFLRVCYPIFPQAGADLAYWVAMLGVINIIYGAFCCLAQTDFKRLVAYSSISHMGYVVLGCAIMTDVGFQGAMFQMLAHGISSPMCFFLVGVIYDRAHHRDLNRFGGLWLAMPKYGSMATLGFFASLGLPSLCGFIGEIWVLLGTFDAPFGWAKPMAVVAAFGVVLTAAYILWMIQRVYLGKLREEYAHYPDATARETAILFPMAVLAIFLGIMPKYTFELMNGTIDHLITVVSPAVKAVASAAIGG, via the coding sequence ATTCTCAACTGGATTATCTTCACCCCATTGATCGGCGCGGTCCTCGTGCTGTTGGCGCCGGGGAAGCAGGCTCGGTCGATCGCGCTGCTGACGACTTTTGTTGTCATGGTTCTGTCTTGTATGACGTTCGGTCCGTTCCTGACGGGCGAATACGGCAGCGGCGGCTACGGCCAGATGCAGTTTGAAAGCAAAATGCCCTGGATTCAGGTCGGAGGCTTCAACATCTTCTGGCACGTCGGCATGGACGGCTTGTCGTTCCCGCTCGTGATTCTGACCACGTTGATCACGTTTCTCTCGGCGTGGGCCAGTTGGAATTTCGAGCATTGGAATGTCAACAAGGGGCCGAAGGGCTTTTTCTCCCTGTTTCTTATTCTGGAAACCGGCGTATTGGGTACGTTTTGTGCTCTGGATTTCTTCCTTTTCTACATCTTCTGGGAAGTCATGCTGCTGCCGATGTATTTCCTGATCGGCGTGTGGGGCGGTCCTCGGAAGGAGTATGCCGCGATCAAGTTCTTCATTTACACCCTCGCAGGCTCGGTCCTGATGCTGATTGCGCTGCTTGCCATGTACTACATGAGTGCGGATCTGCTCGGCGGAATCGGCACTTTCAACCTGATTGAGTACGCAAACAACGAAGCCATCAAGCAGGTCTTCAATTCCCCGGCGACGACATTCCTTGGATGGAACTTCGGAATCTGCATGTTTGTGATGCTGTTCATCGGCTTCATGATCAAGGTCCCGCTCTTCCCTTTCCATACATGGTTGCCCGACGCGCACGTTGAAGCGCCGACCCCGATTTCCATGATCCTGGCCGGCATTCTTCTGAAGCTCGGTTCGTACGGGTTCCTACGTGTCTGCTATCCGATTTTTCCGCAGGCGGGCGCGGATCTCGCATATTGGGTCGCGATGCTTGGCGTGATCAACATCATTTACGGTGCGTTCTGTTGCTTGGCCCAGACGGACTTCAAGCGGCTCGTGGCATACAGTTCGATCAGCCACATGGGCTACGTGGTTCTCGGTTGTGCGATCATGACCGATGTCGGTTTCCAGGGGGCGATGTTCCAGATGTTGGCGCACGGAATCAGCAGCCCGATGTGCTTCTTCCTGGTCGGCGTGATCTACGACCGCGCCCACCATCGCGACCTTAATCGCTTCGGCGGACTGTGGCTCGCCATGCCGAAGTACGGATCAATGGCGACGCTCGGCTTCTTCGCATCGCTCGGGTTGCCGTCGCTTTGCGGATTCATCGGGGAAATCTGGGTGCTGCTGGGCACGTTTGACGCGCCGTTTGGCTGGGCCAAGCCGATGGCGGTTGTCGCTGCCTTCGGTGTCGTACTGACGGCGGCATACATCCTTTGGATGATCCAGCGCGTTTATCTCGGCAAGCTGCGTGAGGAATACGCTCATTATCCCGACGCGACCGCTCGCGAAACCGCCATCCTGTTTCCGATGGCCGTCCTGGCGATTTTTCTCGGGATCATGCCGAAATACACCTTCGAATTGATGAACGGAACGATCGATCATCTGATCACCGTGGTATCGCCGGCGGTGAAGGCGGTGGCCAGCGCGGCGATCGGAGGCTGA
- a CDS encoding NADH-quinone oxidoreductase subunit L: MELCLALGVLIPLISFAFLAFWGPALGKPKSSWVALAAIGLSCGLSTYVLLQWLGMDEAARFAAEHGAFRYDWGRIGSIPITVGVKLDALTVIMYFMVTFIAFWIHFFSIGYMAGHSDEVDGKSKYHRFFAYLSLFCFSMLGLVISSSLLFLFIFWELVGLCSYLLIGFYFERKYASDAAMKAFITNRVGDFGFIIGLAMVVLYMKTFDLDAAAAAFSDQFVHGTGIFAASINLFGWQVSGMLLATLMGIGLFCGAMGKSAQFPLHVWLPDAMAGPTPVSALIHAATMVAAGVYLVARVFRLLTPDAQFFIASIGCITLVLTALIALTQTDIKKVLAYSTLSQLGYMIFGLGVGAWIAALFHLMAHAFFKAMLFLGSGQVIEGCHHEQEITRMGGLRKKMPVTCWTFFLGVLAISGFGIPGTQIGLGGFFSKDEILAVSFERHHNIRNDESGEMVDRGAAESGLADREVPQISRLAASSGPSAASSVQHSIRLVSEPAPAHGKDAHAAHHDHHATGTPQKLEIASTLRNIPAWMFWCPIIIAYVTPFYMMRCWWLTFMGRPRDHHVYDHAHESPMMYIPLVVLGVGTIFCSYFMFRPLIADAGAKGADAAAVVAIDGHAHSLEEVPSAVLTSQNGTTERSPTMLTLTHGGEHDAHAWLARYVGFSWVIGMGLAAMLYWKGLAAAARVKKSLGIVATFVERKYYIDEAYNTCLIMGCRVVGVACSAFDKIIVDGMVNMAGYFTKGVGIFVGRQLDMAVRKTDIGAVDALANGIAGAVYDVGSIIRRPQDGRIRTYVTVAAGIAAAVLVAVIFKEEIGEGLARIRHTFFMAESLNS; this comes from the coding sequence ATGGAACTGTGTCTGGCACTCGGCGTGCTGATCCCGCTGATCAGCTTTGCCTTTCTTGCATTCTGGGGACCGGCGCTTGGGAAGCCCAAGTCTTCCTGGGTCGCGCTGGCCGCCATCGGCCTCAGTTGCGGCTTGTCGACCTATGTCTTGCTTCAATGGCTGGGAATGGACGAGGCGGCTCGTTTCGCGGCTGAGCACGGCGCGTTTCGATACGACTGGGGTCGGATCGGATCAATCCCGATCACCGTAGGTGTCAAGCTCGATGCGCTGACTGTCATCATGTACTTCATGGTGACGTTCATCGCTTTCTGGATACATTTCTTCTCCATCGGGTACATGGCGGGTCATAGCGACGAGGTCGATGGCAAGAGCAAGTACCACCGCTTCTTCGCATATCTATCGCTGTTTTGCTTTAGTATGCTGGGTCTCGTGATTTCCAGCAGCCTGCTCTTCCTGTTCATATTCTGGGAACTCGTCGGCCTCTGTTCATACCTCCTGATCGGATTCTACTTCGAACGAAAGTACGCGAGCGACGCCGCGATGAAGGCGTTCATTACCAATCGCGTCGGCGATTTCGGCTTCATCATCGGCCTGGCGATGGTCGTTCTGTACATGAAGACCTTCGATCTTGATGCTGCGGCCGCCGCTTTCAGCGATCAGTTCGTTCATGGAACCGGCATCTTCGCCGCGTCCATCAACCTCTTCGGCTGGCAGGTTTCGGGGATGCTGCTGGCCACGTTGATGGGCATCGGACTGTTCTGCGGCGCAATGGGCAAAAGCGCACAGTTTCCCCTGCATGTGTGGCTTCCGGATGCGATGGCCGGTCCCACTCCCGTGTCCGCCCTCATCCATGCGGCAACCATGGTCGCCGCTGGCGTTTATCTCGTCGCTCGTGTGTTCCGGCTTTTGACGCCCGACGCCCAGTTCTTCATCGCGTCCATCGGGTGCATCACGCTGGTGCTGACCGCGCTCATCGCGCTGACCCAGACCGACATCAAGAAAGTACTGGCCTATTCCACTTTGTCTCAGCTCGGATACATGATCTTCGGCCTCGGTGTCGGCGCCTGGATCGCCGCGCTGTTTCACCTCATGGCGCATGCCTTCTTCAAAGCCATGCTCTTCCTCGGCTCCGGTCAGGTGATCGAAGGCTGCCACCATGAGCAGGAAATCACCAGGATGGGCGGCCTGCGCAAGAAGATGCCGGTCACCTGCTGGACTTTCTTTCTGGGTGTTCTTGCCATTTCCGGCTTCGGGATCCCGGGGACGCAGATCGGCCTTGGCGGATTCTTCAGCAAGGACGAGATCCTTGCGGTGTCATTCGAACGGCATCACAACATTCGAAATGATGAGTCCGGCGAAATGGTGGATCGAGGCGCAGCCGAGTCCGGTCTGGCAGATCGCGAAGTTCCGCAGATCAGCAGATTGGCCGCGTCATCAGGCCCATCGGCCGCGTCGTCCGTTCAACATTCGATCCGGTTGGTTTCCGAGCCGGCGCCCGCGCACGGTAAGGATGCCCACGCCGCTCACCACGATCATCACGCAACGGGAACACCGCAGAAGCTCGAGATCGCATCGACGCTTCGCAACATACCGGCCTGGATGTTCTGGTGTCCGATCATCATCGCCTATGTGACGCCGTTCTACATGATGCGGTGCTGGTGGCTGACATTCATGGGTAGGCCGCGCGACCATCATGTGTACGACCACGCCCACGAAAGCCCGATGATGTACATCCCGCTCGTCGTGCTTGGCGTCGGGACCATTTTCTGCAGCTATTTCATGTTCCGGCCGCTGATTGCGGATGCCGGGGCGAAGGGCGCCGATGCAGCCGCCGTCGTCGCGATCGACGGCCACGCCCATTCGCTCGAGGAAGTGCCGAGTGCCGTGTTGACGTCACAAAACGGCACGACCGAAAGGTCGCCGACCATGCTCACGCTGACCCATGGCGGTGAGCACGACGCCCACGCATGGCTGGCCCGGTATGTCGGTTTTTCGTGGGTCATCGGCATGGGGCTCGCGGCAATGCTTTATTGGAAGGGGCTTGCGGCGGCGGCCCGTGTCAAGAAATCACTCGGCATCGTCGCAACATTCGTCGAGCGAAAATACTACATCGACGAGGCGTACAATACCTGTCTCATCATGGGCTGCCGCGTCGTCGGTGTCGCCTGTTCGGCATTCGATAAGATCATCGTGGATGGCATGGTGAACATGGCCGGCTACTTCACAAAGGGAGTTGGAATCTTCGTCGGCCGGCAGCTGGACATGGCCGTGAGAAAGACCGACATCGGCGCAGTCGACGCGCTGGCCAATGGCATCGCCGGTGCGGTTTACGACGTCGGCTCGATCATTCGCAGGCCCCAGGACGGCCGCATTCGCACCTACGTCACGGTCGCCGCGGGAATCGCCGCGGCGGTTCTGGTTGCCGTGATTTTCAAGGAGGAAATTGGCGAAGGCCTGGCGAGGATCCGGCACACGTTTTTTATGGCGGAATCCTTGAATTCATAG
- the nuoK gene encoding NADH-quinone oxidoreductase subunit NuoK has product MTQIGLNHYLVLSALVFSLGILCMATKRNAIGILIGVELVLNSANINLVAFSKYTAGAADGHIFAIFIILLAAAEAAIAIAIFMNFYSALRTIDVDRGDELKN; this is encoded by the coding sequence ATGACCCAAATCGGACTCAATCACTATCTTGTTCTTTCCGCGCTGGTTTTTTCGCTTGGCATTTTGTGCATGGCCACCAAGCGCAATGCCATCGGAATCCTCATCGGCGTCGAGCTTGTGCTGAATTCGGCGAACATCAACCTCGTTGCTTTCAGCAAGTACACCGCCGGGGCGGCCGACGGACACATATTCGCGATATTCATCATTTTGTTGGCGGCGGCCGAGGCGGCCATCGCCATTGCCATATTCATGAATTTCTATAGTGCCCTTCGGACGATCGACGTGGATCGGGGCGATGAGTTGAAAAATTAG